TATAATTTGAGAGTAATCTAGGAAAGTATTATGTGATGTGAAAAGGCTTTGGCGAGTGGCGACTTTTCCACTCACAGTccaacttaactgataaaggcCGCCGAGTTTCACCGACCACTTTATTGTTCACCTCGATCTCCTTCCGGCGAAACCGAAGAGCCTCATCATCACTCCCGGCCCCTCTCTCCTTCCACTTATATAACCCACTCTTTGTTTCCCCCTTCCCACCACGCTTTCACAATACCAATCACAACCAACctttctctctcatctctcatcTTCAATTCTCACATACAATGGCTGTTGCTTCCGCTTCCTCAACTTTCGCTGCGGCTGCCCGCGCCATTTCTTCTTCCCCTAAGCTCGCCGCCTGCGCCTTCCCTTCCCCTTCCCCTTCTCTTCAACTCCGACCCTTCAGCTCAAAAAGCCTCTCTCTCACTGCCTCCCCCGCCGCCCCTAAAAGATCACTGCTTGTCAAGACCCAGAGCAGCCTATCCGACTCCGCTCCTGCCGGTAACGGCTTGTTTGCTACTCCTTTTAATGGTAGTgtttgaacatataatatatataaacataaatatttagTTTCAACTATTAATCTAATCTTTTAGTTGATATTgaacacatgtttcaatttgatataaaaATAATCCGAAATAAGTCATGAacttgttgagcatataatatataaacatcagTCCATCAGTTGTCAAGCATCTTGTgttcagatggcatgtagtagTACAGTGACTCGAGCCCAAATACTACAATCTATATAACCGtcttttaattatcattttaaccTTATAATTTAGTAGATATAGAATatatgtttcaatttggtaccaAAACAATCCTGAAGAGGTTATGAGtcagcatatataatatataaaatataaagataAATGTACAgttttaactattaattttggtTTTTAGTTTAGATAAATTACGTGCTTCAGTTAGTTTATAAATTGTAAAGAGGTTGTTATTATACATTTTACCTTAATGTTATTTGGTTGATTTCAGGCGATGTTCAAGAGATGTATGTGTACGAGATCAACGAGCGTGACCGGGGCAGTCCGGCGTATCTCCGGCTAAGCTACAAGAAGGAAAACTCTCTCGGCGATCTCGTTCCCTTCACCAACAAGGTCTACTCCGGCGACTTGCAGAAGCGCGTGGGCATCACTGCGGGGCTATGCATTCTGATCCAGCACGAGGAGGAGAAGGGCGGCGACCGTTACGAGGCGGTTTTCAGTTTCTACTTTGGGGATTACGGCCACATCGCCGTTCAGGGGCCCTACCTCACCTACGACGAGTCTTATCTCGCCGTCACCGGCGGTTCCGGCATTTTTGAAGGGGTTACCGGGCAGGTGAAGCTCCGGCAGCTGGTCTATCCGTTTAAGCTGTTCTACACGTTTTACTTGAAGGGTATTGAGAAATTGCCGGCGGAGTTGACCGGGACCCCTGTGCCTCCGTCGCCGGCCGTGGAGCCTTCTCCGGCGGCAAAGTCTTGTGAGGCCGGTGCGACCGTACGTAACTTTACTAATTAGTCTGTTTGTGAGAGAAAGTGAACGGTTTATATATCATGGTGGAATGCATTGGTGTTTGAGTAATTTGTCAACTTTTGAATTCCAATGACTAGAAAGTACGAATAATTTATGTTGGACTTCAATGTAATAATATGGAGTTTCGAGTCCTGGAGtatcttttactttttattttatttttaagaaatgATGCTTGTAattctttagttataattattttataaatctagtttttgctttttttttttttttaatatctttgatgtgaattgtattttttttttaataactacaTTCTCAACTTATTGTAGCACAAAGAGTGACTTGAATCACAATCTCTCCTCTTCTTATATGGGAGAGTAATTTATTGCCACTGGACTAAAAGGTCCTTCACTgtgaattttgtttttagttaTTAACAAATGGTAAATTTGTTCTTTTAAAACAAAACGAGTCGCACTAATTTGGATATGAACCATTTTGTTTTGAAGGAACAAATTTACTATTTGTTAATATCTAAAGACAAATGTCACTATCACATCACAAATATTATCAAGTGGTGTATTTGTGGTGAATTTAgcttcctttcttttctttttctttaaaaaaaatcttaatgtCAACACTAATTTGGATATGAATCAAGCTTGAAACTTTAATACTCTGTAATTGAATAGCTAAGTTtgtattatattacaaataattataggaataaatttatatagttgtataactaatgaattgaAAGTGTCAGGTGTACTTtagaatataaataatataaaaataatgaatgtTGGATgagtaaataatattataattgatacTTTTGTTGATGTGACTTGCATTCTTTTGATATgattaaaataagaattaattaaaaaaatttaaaatcaagaGTAATCACATTTGTCTTTCTTGATGAGTCTTTACAGAGAAATTAGAGAGGATTTTTTTGTACAAatgaggtttttttttgttgttgttgttatattgATGTGCATATCACGCGTCTGGCGCAATGCTGCACCCAGCGTGGCCAGGCGTGTCTAATGATTTttgtcatgttttttttttttttcattttcttattcTCCCCCTTTTCTTTCTCTCATCTCCCCTAATTGGCATGGCGAGAACTCAAAAAAAGCACAGCTAATGAGATTGCTTTAAGCGGTAATAgaatattgataattgatattttGTTGATGTGACAAATGGTTGGATAAATCAAAGTGTGTGATAGATATTggtatgataatatatatatatatatatatatatatatatatatatacatatatatatatatatatatatatatatatatatatatatatatatatatNNNNNNNNNNNNNNNNNNNNNNNNNNNNNNNNNNNNNNNNNNNNNNNNNNNNNNNNNNNNNNNNNNNNNNNNNNNNNNNNNNNNNNNNNNNNNNNNNNNNNNNNNNNNNNNNNNNNNNNNNNNNNNNNNNNNNNNNNNNNNNNNNNNNNNNNNNNNNNNNNNNNNNNNNNNNNNNNNNNNNNNNNNNNNNNNNNNNNNNNNNNNNNNNNNNNNNNNNNNNNNNNNNNNNatatatatatatatatatatatatatatatatatatatattccgtgCAGTTAAATCTTAGCCATGGATCTTGTTTAAATCATCGTCCATgattaccaaaatttaaaaaaaaaatgtggtgacaatttgataatttttgcatctaaattaaatttaagatgcgtggttttccttcctAAGGTAGGTAATTTTTGTACTTACGGTGCTTgagttttgtacttaaggtgcgtggtttttgtgcttaaggtgcgtgagttgtgtttaaggtgcgtggtttttttgcttaaggtgagtagttgctgaaacttaaggtgagtcaacttaaagcttaaggtgcgtggtttgtatgcttaaggtgagtgaacctaaagcttaaaggtgtgtggttttccttcttaaaatgcgttgtttcccttcttaaggtgcattgttttctttcttaaggtgtgtccggttttgttttctttttttctttttttgttttttttttagttccaaaACACAACCAATATTGGTTATAAGTTTTTCTctacaaagtcatatttatgttaatccaacttaaggtgcatagattaaaagcttaaggtgcatcaatcaTGGGAAGTTTTAACCGCACCTGAAccattatatgtatatatattgagtagTATTGATATTGTTGGTTTCGTGACTTTTGGGCTTAATCACCGGCAGGCCAACATAACCAGAAACTCAAGAATTTTTACATGGAAACCCGGAAAGGGAAAAACCACGAGCCTTTTTGGGCTGGGCCAGGCCGAACTCCACTATTTTCCTACGTAGCTATTACAAAGTTGGGCTCATTACAAGACTATTTTGGACTAGAAAGCCCGGAGAGAAGAAAGGAAATGCTTGAAGGTTTTGGAAACCTTCTCTGAGG
This portion of the Ipomoea triloba cultivar NCNSP0323 chromosome 5, ASM357664v1 genome encodes:
- the LOC116019329 gene encoding allene oxide cyclase, chloroplastic-like isoform X1 — protein: MAVASASSTFAAAARAISSSPKLAACAFPSPSPSLQLRPFSSKSLSLTASPAAPKRSLLVKTQSSLSDSAPAGNGLFATPFNGDVQEMYVYEINERDRGSPAYLRLSYKKENSLGDLVPFTNKVYSGDLQKRVGITAGLCILIQHEEEKGGDRYEAVFSFYFGDYGHIAVQGPYLTYDESYLAVTGGSGIFEGVTGQVKLRQLVYPFKLFYTFYLKGIEKLPAELTGTPVPPSPAVEPSPAAKSCEAGATVRNFTN
- the LOC116019329 gene encoding allene oxide cyclase, chloroplastic-like isoform X2; amino-acid sequence: MAVASASSTFAAAARAISSSPKLAACAFPSPSPSLQLRPFSSKSLSLTASPAAPKRSLLVKTQSSLSDSAPAGDVQEMYVYEINERDRGSPAYLRLSYKKENSLGDLVPFTNKVYSGDLQKRVGITAGLCILIQHEEEKGGDRYEAVFSFYFGDYGHIAVQGPYLTYDESYLAVTGGSGIFEGVTGQVKLRQLVYPFKLFYTFYLKGIEKLPAELTGTPVPPSPAVEPSPAAKSCEAGATVRNFTN